A window of the Bacteroides thetaiotaomicron VPI-5482 genome harbors these coding sequences:
- the guaB gene encoding IMP dehydrogenase: MSFIADKIVMDGLTYDDVLLIPAYSEVLPRTVDLSTKFSRNIELKIPFVTAAMDTVTEAKMAIAIAREGGIGVIHKNMSIEEQARQVAIVKRAENGMIYDPVTIKRGSTVSDALGIMAEYKIGGIPVVDDEGYLVGIVTNRDLRFERDMTKHIDLVMTPKERLVTTNQSTDLESAAQILQKHKIEKLPIVGMDGKLIGLVTYKDITKAKDKPMACKDAKGRLRVAAGVGVTADTLDRMQALVDAGADAIVIDTAHGHSMYVIEKLKEAKKRFPNIDIVVGNIATGEAAKALAEAGADAVKVGIGPGSICTTRVVAGVGVPQLSAVYDVAKALKGTGVPLIADGGLRYSGDVVKALAAGGYCVMIGSLVAGTEESPGDTIIFNGRKFKSYRGMGSLEAMENGSKDRYFQSGTADVKKLVPEGIAARVPYKGTLYEVVYQLSGGLRAGMGYCGAANIEKLHDAKFTRITNAGVMESHPHDVTITSESPNYSRPE; the protein is encoded by the coding sequence ATGTCATTTATTGCTGATAAGATTGTAATGGATGGGTTAACTTACGATGACGTATTGTTGATCCCCGCTTATTCTGAAGTTTTACCGCGCACTGTCGATCTCTCGACAAAGTTTTCAAGAAACATTGAGTTAAAAATTCCTTTTGTGACGGCTGCCATGGATACGGTTACCGAAGCGAAAATGGCTATTGCCATTGCCCGTGAAGGTGGTATCGGTGTGATTCACAAAAATATGTCTATTGAGGAGCAGGCAAGACAAGTTGCCATTGTAAAGCGTGCTGAAAATGGTATGATTTACGATCCTGTTACTATCAAGAGAGGTTCTACTGTCAGCGACGCTTTGGGAATTATGGCTGAATATAAAATCGGTGGTATTCCTGTAGTGGATGATGAAGGTTATCTGGTAGGTATCGTTACTAACAGAGATTTGCGTTTCGAAAGAGACATGACAAAGCATATTGATCTTGTTATGACTCCTAAAGAAAGATTGGTTACTACTAATCAGTCTACCGATCTGGAATCTGCTGCACAGATTCTTCAAAAACATAAGATTGAAAAGTTGCCGATTGTAGGAATGGATGGCAAACTGATCGGTCTTGTTACATATAAAGATATTACAAAGGCAAAAGATAAGCCGATGGCTTGTAAAGATGCCAAAGGTCGTCTGCGGGTAGCTGCAGGTGTCGGCGTTACTGCTGATACGCTGGATCGTATGCAGGCATTGGTGGATGCCGGTGCAGATGCTATCGTAATCGATACGGCTCACGGACATTCTATGTACGTTATTGAAAAACTAAAAGAAGCAAAGAAACGCTTCCCGAATATTGATATCGTGGTAGGTAACATTGCTACCGGAGAAGCTGCGAAGGCTTTGGCAGAAGCTGGTGCTGATGCAGTGAAAGTAGGTATCGGTCCGGGTTCTATCTGTACGACTCGTGTTGTTGCAGGTGTAGGTGTTCCTCAGTTGTCGGCTGTATATGATGTAGCCAAGGCACTGAAAGGTACAGGTGTTCCTCTGATTGCTGATGGTGGTTTGCGCTATTCCGGTGATGTGGTAAAAGCATTGGCTGCCGGCGGATATTGTGTGATGATCGGATCATTGGTTGCCGGAACAGAAGAGTCTCCGGGTGATACTATCATCTTTAACGGACGTAAATTCAAATCATATCGCGGTATGGGTTCATTGGAAGCAATGGAGAATGGCTCTAAAGACCGTTATTTCCAGAGCGGAACTGCCGATGTGAAGAAATTGGTTCCGGAAGGTATTGCTGCTCGTGTTCCTTATAAAGGTACACTTTACGAAGTAGTTTATCAGTTGTCCGGTGGTCTTCGTGCAGGTATGGGATATTGCGGTGCTGCTAATATTGAAAAACTTCATGATGCGAAGTTTACTCGTATTACAAATGCCGGAGTGATGGAAAGTCACCCGCATGACGTGACGATTACCAGTGAATCGCCTAACTATAGCCGTCCGGAATAA
- a CDS encoding OstA-like protein, with translation MLKQNKKDKQQDGHRWLLIGFLCLFAVCLVAQVKPTGQTKKAETPAAKTPNGTKQTDKDIKKEPENKKTKVYLLHANQGQADKLARPDVQVLIGNVKLRHDSMYMFCDSALIYEKTNSVEAFSNVRMEQGDTLFIYGDYLYYDGMTQIAQIRENVKMINRNTTLLTDSLNYDRLYDLGYYFEGGTLMDEENVLTSDWGEYSPATKQSVFNHDVKLVNPKFVLTSDTLKYNTFSKIATILGPSNIVSDNNHIYSERGFYNTLSEQAELLDRSILTNEGKKLIGDSLFYDRKVGYGEAFDNIRMTDTINKNMLTGDYCFYNELADSAFATKRAVAIDYSQGDSLFMHGDTLQLISYNLNTDSVFRLMKAYHKVRMYRTDVQGVCDSLVYNSKDSCLTMYTDPILWNEGQQLLGEEIKIYMNDSTINWAHIINQALTVEMKDSVHYNQVSGKEMKAYFENGDMRHIEVIGNVMTAFYPEEKDSTMTGFNNMEGSVLHLYMKEKKMEKGMFVGKSNGTLYPMDQIPPDKLRLSTFAWFDYVRPLNKEDIFNWRGKKEGETLKPTTDRKPKTDKRSLINMK, from the coding sequence ATGCTGAAACAAAACAAAAAAGATAAACAGCAAGACGGGCATAGATGGCTTCTTATAGGCTTTCTATGCCTGTTTGCCGTATGCCTTGTGGCGCAGGTGAAGCCTACCGGACAGACTAAAAAGGCTGAGACTCCGGCTGCGAAAACTCCAAATGGAACGAAGCAAACTGATAAAGATATCAAGAAAGAGCCCGAAAATAAGAAGACGAAAGTATATTTGCTTCATGCCAATCAGGGACAGGCCGACAAGCTTGCCCGACCGGATGTTCAGGTACTGATTGGGAATGTAAAGCTGCGTCACGACAGTATGTATATGTTTTGTGACAGTGCTTTGATTTACGAGAAAACCAATTCGGTAGAAGCATTCAGCAATGTACGTATGGAGCAGGGGGATACCTTGTTTATTTACGGTGATTATCTTTACTACGACGGGATGACACAGATTGCGCAGATTCGTGAGAACGTAAAGATGATCAACCGGAACACGACGCTTCTGACCGATAGTCTGAATTATGACCGTCTTTATGATCTCGGTTATTATTTCGAGGGCGGTACTTTGATGGATGAAGAGAATGTGTTGACCTCGGATTGGGGAGAATACAGTCCGGCTACCAAACAGTCGGTATTCAATCATGATGTGAAATTGGTGAATCCCAAGTTTGTCCTGACGTCGGATACACTGAAATATAATACTTTTTCCAAGATTGCTACCATTCTCGGTCCTTCGAATATCGTAAGTGACAATAATCACATCTATTCGGAACGAGGCTTCTATAATACACTCAGCGAACAGGCTGAATTGTTGGACCGTTCTATCCTGACGAATGAGGGAAAGAAGTTGATTGGTGACAGTTTGTTTTATGACCGGAAAGTGGGATACGGTGAAGCGTTCGATAATATACGAATGACGGATACCATTAACAAGAATATGTTGACCGGCGATTATTGTTTCTATAACGAATTGGCCGACTCTGCTTTTGCTACCAAACGTGCAGTTGCTATTGACTATTCACAAGGAGACAGTCTCTTTATGCATGGAGATACGTTGCAGCTTATTTCCTATAATCTGAATACGGACTCTGTTTTCCGCCTGATGAAAGCTTATCATAAGGTACGTATGTACCGGACGGATGTACAGGGAGTTTGTGACTCACTGGTTTATAATTCAAAAGACTCTTGTCTGACCATGTATACCGATCCGATTCTTTGGAATGAAGGTCAGCAACTGCTTGGCGAGGAGATCAAGATTTATATGAATGACAGTACCATTAACTGGGCCCACATTATCAATCAGGCACTGACGGTGGAGATGAAAGATTCTGTTCATTATAACCAAGTGTCCGGTAAAGAGATGAAAGCCTATTTCGAAAATGGTGATATGCGTCATATTGAAGTGATAGGTAATGTGATGACCGCTTTCTACCCGGAAGAAAAAGACAGTACGATGACCGGATTTAATAATATGGAGGGGAGTGTGCTCCATCTTTATATGAAAGAGAAGAAGATGGAAAAAGGGATGTTCGTAGGTAAGTCCAACGGAACATTATATCCGATGGATCAGATCCCTCCCGACAAGTTGCGGCTATCTACATTTGCCTGGTTTGACTATGTCCGCCCTTTAAATAAAGAAGATATATTCAACTGGAGAGGCAAGAAGGAAGGAGAGACACTGAAACCAACCACCGACCGGAAGCCAAAGACAGATAAGCGAAGTTTAATTAATATGAAGTAA
- a CDS encoding peptidylprolyl isomerase, with amino-acid sequence MRILVLLLITLLCCGACKEQYDHKGKTALVEVDGNFLYKEDLMSVLPVGLSKDDSILFAEHYIRSWAEEILLYEKAANNIPDNVDVDKLVENYRKALIMHTYQQELINQKLTNDISEQEIADYYEKNKELFKLESPLIKGLFIKVPLTAPQLNNVRRWYKTEKQDAVESLEKYSLQNAVKYEYFYNKWVPVTDVLDLIPLKEASPEQYVDKHRHVELKDTAFYYFLNVSDYRGAGEEKPYEFARSEVKDLLVNQKRVNFMEQVKNDLYQQAVNKKKIIYNY; translated from the coding sequence ATGCGAATATTAGTCCTCTTACTAATTACCCTTCTCTGTTGTGGAGCGTGCAAAGAGCAGTACGACCACAAAGGCAAGACTGCATTGGTGGAGGTAGATGGTAACTTTTTGTATAAAGAAGATTTGATGTCTGTACTACCGGTCGGATTGTCAAAAGATGATAGTATTCTTTTCGCTGAGCATTACATTCGTAGTTGGGCGGAAGAGATTTTGTTGTATGAAAAAGCAGCGAATAATATTCCGGATAATGTGGATGTAGATAAGCTGGTGGAGAATTACAGGAAAGCTTTGATTATGCATACCTATCAGCAGGAATTGATAAATCAAAAACTGACGAATGATATTTCGGAACAGGAAATAGCGGATTATTATGAGAAAAACAAGGAATTGTTTAAATTGGAATCTCCGCTGATCAAGGGATTGTTTATTAAAGTACCGTTGACGGCACCTCAGCTGAACAATGTTCGCAGATGGTACAAGACGGAAAAACAGGATGCTGTGGAAAGTCTGGAAAAATATAGTTTGCAGAATGCGGTGAAGTATGAATACTTTTACAATAAATGGGTTCCGGTTACGGATGTTCTGGACTTGATTCCATTGAAAGAGGCGTCACCGGAGCAGTATGTAGACAAGCACCGACATGTGGAACTGAAAGATACGGCATTTTACTATTTCCTCAATGTGAGCGATTATCGCGGGGCAGGTGAAGAGAAACCGTATGAGTTTGCCCGGTCGGAAGTGAAGGATTTACTGGTCAATCAGAAACGGGTGAACTTTATGGAACAAGTGAAGAATGACCTGTATCAGCAGGCTGTAAACAAGAAGAAGATTATATACAATTATTAA
- a CDS encoding peptidylprolyl isomerase, producing the protein MMKRNLLLGWISLFGVLAFAQEDPVVMRINGKDIPRSEFEYSYRRHADGNGMKLSPKEYAEFFIQSKLKVEAARAAGLDTTSAFRKQQEAYRTNLLRSYLLDDQEMDGNARILYQKMKENVRGGQVQIQQIYKYLPQTITSRHLQEEQARMDSIYQVIQNQPGVDFARLVDRFSDDKRCRWIESLQTTSEFEEAAFSLAKGEISKPFFTPEGIHILKVIDRKEVPAYEVVSDSLLNRLRRQPLDKGTEAIVEQLKKEYQYIPNMESLEEVLQKGGTERTLFTIDGQAYTGEMFKRFAASHPQAVKRQLNGFIAKSLLDYESQHMERKHPELRYTLQEYAEKCLAEEIVHQKVDLPAVNDRVGLATYFKFHSSDYRWEHPRYKGVVLHCADKKTAKQAKKLLKKVPENEWEDMLRKTFNTSGAEIIKIEQGVFADGDNKYIDKLVFKKGAFDPVVSYPFTIAVGKKQKGPEDYREVIDQVRKDYRNYLNAYWERELRESGKVEINQEVLKTVNNN; encoded by the coding sequence ATGATGAAAAGAAATCTGCTTTTAGGATGGATAAGTCTCTTCGGAGTATTAGCTTTCGCTCAGGAAGATCCCGTAGTGATGCGGATTAATGGGAAAGACATACCTCGTTCGGAGTTTGAATACTCCTATCGCCGGCATGCGGACGGTAATGGTATGAAATTGTCTCCTAAAGAATATGCGGAGTTTTTCATTCAGTCTAAGTTGAAAGTGGAAGCAGCCAGAGCGGCCGGACTCGACACAACTTCGGCTTTTCGCAAGCAACAGGAGGCTTATCGGACAAATTTGCTGAGATCATACCTGCTGGATGATCAGGAAATGGATGGCAATGCCCGTATTCTATATCAGAAGATGAAGGAAAATGTACGTGGCGGACAAGTGCAGATACAGCAAATTTACAAATATCTGCCTCAGACCATTACATCCCGGCATTTACAGGAGGAACAGGCTCGCATGGACTCTATTTATCAGGTGATACAAAATCAGCCGGGTGTGGATTTTGCCCGTTTGGTGGATCGGTTTTCGGATGATAAACGTTGTCGGTGGATAGAAAGTTTGCAGACAACCTCGGAGTTTGAGGAAGCAGCTTTCTCTTTAGCAAAAGGTGAAATATCCAAACCTTTTTTTACTCCGGAAGGGATTCATATTCTGAAAGTCATAGATCGAAAAGAAGTGCCTGCATATGAAGTCGTTAGTGACAGCCTTCTAAATCGTTTAAGGCGTCAGCCGTTGGATAAAGGAACGGAAGCCATCGTAGAACAACTGAAAAAGGAATACCAGTATATTCCGAATATGGAGTCTTTGGAGGAAGTATTGCAGAAAGGTGGAACGGAGCGGACTTTGTTTACCATCGACGGGCAGGCATATACAGGGGAAATGTTTAAGCGGTTTGCTGCATCCCATCCTCAGGCTGTAAAACGACAGTTGAATGGCTTTATAGCAAAATCTCTGTTGGATTATGAGAGTCAGCATATGGAAAGAAAGCATCCGGAACTTCGTTATACTTTGCAGGAATATGCAGAGAAATGTTTGGCTGAGGAAATCGTGCATCAGAAAGTAGATTTACCGGCTGTTAACGACCGGGTGGGATTGGCTACGTATTTTAAGTTTCATTCATCGGATTACCGATGGGAGCATCCCCGATACAAAGGAGTAGTGTTGCATTGTGCAGATAAAAAGACTGCTAAACAGGCTAAAAAGCTACTGAAAAAAGTTCCGGAGAATGAATGGGAGGATATGCTTCGCAAAACATTTAATACATCCGGTGCTGAAATAATTAAAATTGAACAGGGTGTTTTTGCCGACGGAGATAATAAATATATAGATAAATTGGTCTTTAAGAAGGGCGCTTTTGATCCTGTAGTGTCTTATCCTTTTACTATTGCTGTAGGCAAAAAACAGAAGGGACCGGAGGATTACAGAGAGGTAATTGATCAGGTGAGAAAAGATTATAGAAACTATCTTAACGCATATTGGGAGCGGGAATTGAGGGAGTCCGGTAAGGTTGAAATAAACCAAGAGGTTTTAAAAACAGTTAATAATAACTGA
- the clpX gene encoding ATP-dependent Clp protease ATP-binding subunit ClpX, whose product MADSKTKKKCSFCGRSENEVGFLITGMNGYICDSCATQAYEITQEALGEGRKRAGATKLNLKELPKPVEIKKFLDQYVIGQDDAKRFLSVSVYNHYKRLLQKDSGDDVEIEKSNIIMVGSTGTGKTLLARTIAKLLHVPFTIVDATVLTEAGYVGEDIESILTRLLQVADYNVPEAEQGIVFIDEIDKIARKGDNPSITRDVSGEGVQQGLLKLLEGSVVNVPPQGGRKHPDQKMIPVNTKNILFICGGAFDGIEKKIAQRLNTHVVGYTASQKTAVIDKNNMMQYIAPQDLKSFGLIPEIIGRLPVLTYLNPLDRNALRAILTEPKNSIIKQYIKLFEMDGIKLTFEDSVFEYIVDKAVEYKLGARGLRSIVETIMMDVMFEIPSESKKEYKVTLDYAKQQLEKANMARLQIA is encoded by the coding sequence ATGGCTGATTCAAAGACAAAGAAAAAGTGTAGCTTCTGTGGTCGGTCGGAGAATGAAGTAGGATTCCTGATCACAGGAATGAACGGCTATATCTGCGACAGCTGCGCTACTCAGGCTTATGAGATTACTCAGGAAGCCCTGGGCGAAGGCAGAAAAAGGGCGGGAGCTACCAAACTCAACTTAAAAGAACTGCCCAAACCGGTAGAAATAAAGAAATTCCTCGACCAGTACGTAATCGGACAGGACGATGCGAAACGCTTTCTTTCTGTATCAGTTTACAACCATTACAAGCGTCTTTTGCAGAAAGACAGCGGTGATGATGTGGAAATTGAAAAATCAAACATTATCATGGTGGGTAGTACCGGAACCGGAAAAACATTGCTGGCACGTACTATTGCCAAGTTGCTTCATGTCCCGTTTACGATTGTAGACGCTACGGTATTGACGGAAGCCGGTTATGTCGGTGAAGATATTGAAAGTATTCTGACCCGTTTGCTTCAGGTGGCAGATTATAATGTGCCGGAGGCTGAGCAAGGAATTGTGTTTATCGATGAGATAGACAAGATTGCCCGCAAAGGAGACAATCCTTCTATCACCCGCGACGTAAGTGGAGAGGGTGTGCAGCAAGGTTTGCTGAAATTGCTTGAGGGATCGGTGGTGAACGTTCCTCCCCAGGGAGGCCGTAAGCATCCCGACCAGAAAATGATTCCGGTGAATACCAAGAATATTCTCTTTATCTGTGGTGGTGCTTTCGATGGTATTGAAAAGAAAATCGCCCAACGGCTGAATACGCATGTGGTAGGATATACCGCATCGCAGAAAACAGCAGTGATCGATAAGAATAATATGATGCAGTACATTGCTCCTCAGGATTTGAAGTCATTCGGCCTGATTCCCGAAATAATCGGTCGTCTTCCGGTGCTGACTTATCTGAATCCGCTGGACCGCAATGCACTCCGTGCTATTCTTACCGAGCCGAAAAACTCTATCATCAAGCAATATATCAAGTTGTTTGAAATGGATGGTATCAAGCTGACATTTGAAGATTCTGTTTTCGAATATATCGTTGACAAGGCTGTAGAATATAAGTTAGGTGCCCGTGGATTGCGTTCTATTGTGGAAACAATCATGATGGATGTCATGTTTGAAATCCCTTCAGAGAGCAAAAAAGAGTATAAGGTAACGCTGGATTATGCAAAACAACAGCTGGAAAAAGCGAATATGGCAAGGCTGCAAATTGCTTAA
- a CDS encoding peptidylprolyl isomerase has protein sequence MKKFVNFRFIVTLVLAVFANVVTYAQDNVIDEVVWVVGDEAILKSDVEEARMDALYNGRRFEGDPYCVIPEEIAVQKLFLHQAKLDSIEVSEAEIIQRVDMMTNMYIQQIGSKEKMEEYFNKTATQIRETLRENARDGLTVQKMQQKLVGDIKVTPAEVRRYFKDLPQDSIPYIPTQVEVQIITLQPKIPIAEIEDVKRRLRDYTDRVTKGEIDFSTLARLYSEDKASAIKGGELDFMGRGMLDPAYANVAFSLQDPKKVSKIVESEFGYHIIQLIEKRGDRVNTRHILLRPKVSEKELTEACARLDSIGDDIRQNKFTFDEAASVISQDKDTRNNHGLMVNTNERTGITTSKFQMQDLPQDVAKVVDKMNVGEISRAFTMINEKDGKEVCAIVKLKAKINGHKATIAEDYQDLKEIVMDKRREEMLQKWILNKQKHTYVRIDPNWQKCDFKYPGWVRND, from the coding sequence ATGAAGAAGTTTGTGAACTTTAGATTTATTGTTACCCTTGTCCTGGCAGTATTTGCCAACGTGGTAACTTATGCACAGGACAATGTAATTGATGAGGTAGTTTGGGTAGTAGGTGACGAAGCTATTTTGAAATCAGATGTAGAAGAGGCCCGTATGGATGCCTTGTACAATGGACGCAGATTTGAAGGCGATCCTTATTGTGTAATACCCGAAGAAATCGCTGTGCAGAAGTTATTCCTGCACCAGGCAAAGTTGGATAGTATCGAAGTTTCCGAAGCGGAAATCATTCAGCGTGTAGATATGATGACCAATATGTATATCCAGCAGATTGGTTCTAAGGAGAAAATGGAGGAATACTTCAATAAGACTGCTACTCAAATTCGTGAAACGTTGCGCGAAAATGCCCGTGACGGACTGACAGTACAGAAGATGCAGCAGAAACTGGTAGGAGATATCAAGGTAACTCCGGCAGAAGTACGCCGCTATTTCAAGGATCTTCCTCAGGACAGTATCCCTTATATTCCGACTCAGGTAGAGGTGCAGATTATTACACTGCAACCTAAAATTCCTATTGCTGAAATTGAAGATGTAAAGAGACGTCTGCGTGATTATACAGACCGTGTGACAAAGGGTGAAATTGATTTTTCTACACTGGCACGTCTGTATTCCGAAGATAAGGCTTCTGCTATCAAAGGTGGTGAACTTGATTTTATGGGACGTGGTATGCTGGATCCGGCTTATGCCAATGTAGCATTCAGTCTTCAGGATCCGAAGAAAGTTTCTAAGATCGTAGAATCTGAATTTGGTTATCATATTATCCAGCTTATCGAGAAACGTGGCGACCGTGTGAATACCCGTCACATTCTGTTGCGTCCGAAAGTATCTGAAAAGGAGTTGACTGAGGCTTGTGCCCGTCTGGATTCTATTGGCGATGATATCCGTCAGAATAAGTTTACATTTGATGAGGCTGCCTCTGTGATTTCACAGGATAAGGATACTCGTAATAATCACGGTCTTATGGTGAATACGAATGAGCGTACAGGTATCACTACTTCTAAGTTCCAGATGCAGGATTTGCCTCAGGATGTTGCGAAAGTGGTGGATAAGATGAATGTAGGCGAAATTTCCAGAGCCTTTACGATGATTAACGAGAAGGATGGAAAAGAAGTTTGTGCCATTGTAAAACTGAAAGCAAAGATCAACGGTCATAAAGCTACCATTGCAGAAGACTATCAGGACCTGAAAGAAATCGTGATGGATAAGCGCCGGGAAGAAATGTTGCAGAAGTGGATTCTGAACAAACAAAAACATACGTATGTACGTATTGACCCGAATTGGCAGAAGTGTGACTTCAAGTATCCGGGTTGGGTAAGGAACGATTGA
- the recQ gene encoding DNA helicase RecQ — protein sequence MAGKINLTDELKKYFGFNKFKGNQEAIIQNLLDGKDTFVLMPTGGGKSLCYQLPSLLMEGTAIVISPLIALMKNQVDAMRNFSEEDGIAHFINSSLNKGAIDQVRSDILAGKTKLLYVAPESLTKEENVDFLRSVKISFYAVDEAHCISEWGHDFRPEYRRIRPIINEIGKAPLIALTATATPKVQHDIQKNLGMVDAQVFKSSFNRPNLYYEVRAKTNNIDKDIIKFIKNNSEKSGIIYCLSRKKVEELAEILQANGINARPYHAGMDSMTRTKNQDDFLMEKVEVIVATIAFGMGIDKPDVRFVIHYDIPKSLEGYYQETGRAGRDGGEGQCLTFYTNKDLQKLEKFMQGKPVAEQEIGKQLLLETAAYAESSVCRRKTLLHYFGEEYTEENCGNCDNCLNPKKQVEAQELLCAVIEAIIAVKENFKADYIIDILQGRETSEVQAHLHEDLEVFGSGMGEEDKTWNAVIRQALIGGYLSKDVENYGLLKVTEEGHKFLKKPKSFKITEDNDFEETEEEVPARGGGSCAVDPALYSMLKDLRKKLSKKLEVPPYVIFQDPSLEAMATIYPVTLDELQNIPGVGAGKAKRYGEEFCKLIKRHCEENEIERPEDLRVRTVANKSKMKVAIIQAIDRKVALDDIALSKGIEFGELLDEVEAIVYSGTKLNIDYFLEEIMDEDHMLDIYDYFKESTTDKIDDALDELGDEFTEEEVRLVRIKFISEMAN from the coding sequence ATGGCAGGGAAGATTAATTTAACAGATGAACTGAAAAAGTATTTCGGATTTAATAAGTTCAAGGGAAACCAGGAAGCAATCATTCAGAACTTGCTTGATGGTAAAGATACCTTTGTGCTAATGCCTACCGGTGGCGGAAAATCTTTATGCTATCAGTTACCTTCGCTCTTGATGGAAGGTACGGCAATTGTTATTTCTCCGCTCATTGCGTTGATGAAGAATCAGGTGGATGCAATGCGTAATTTCAGTGAAGAGGATGGCATCGCCCATTTTATAAATTCTTCATTAAATAAAGGCGCAATAGACCAAGTAAGGTCTGACATCCTTGCCGGAAAAACAAAATTGCTATATGTGGCTCCTGAGTCATTGACAAAGGAAGAAAACGTAGATTTTTTGCGTTCGGTGAAAATTTCGTTCTATGCGGTAGACGAAGCTCATTGTATTTCCGAATGGGGGCATGACTTCCGTCCGGAGTATCGGCGAATTCGTCCGATCATTAACGAAATAGGGAAAGCTCCCTTGATTGCGCTTACTGCAACAGCAACACCGAAGGTACAGCACGATATCCAGAAAAATCTGGGGATGGTGGATGCACAGGTTTTCAAATCCTCGTTCAACCGTCCGAATCTTTATTATGAGGTACGCGCAAAGACCAATAATATTGATAAAGATATTATCAAGTTCATCAAGAACAATTCGGAAAAGTCGGGCATTATCTATTGCCTGAGCCGGAAGAAAGTAGAGGAACTTGCTGAAATTCTTCAGGCAAACGGAATAAACGCGCGTCCTTATCATGCAGGTATGGACTCAATGACGAGAACGAAAAACCAGGATGATTTCCTGATGGAAAAGGTGGAAGTGATTGTGGCTACCATCGCTTTTGGTATGGGAATTGACAAGCCGGATGTACGGTTTGTGATCCATTATGATATCCCGAAGAGTCTGGAAGGGTATTATCAGGAGACAGGACGTGCCGGCAGAGACGGCGGCGAAGGCCAGTGCCTGACCTTTTATACAAACAAAGACTTGCAGAAACTGGAAAAGTTCATGCAAGGAAAACCTGTGGCAGAACAGGAAATTGGCAAGCAGCTTCTGTTGGAAACCGCTGCTTATGCCGAATCTTCCGTGTGTCGGCGTAAGACATTGCTGCACTATTTCGGTGAAGAATATACGGAAGAAAATTGTGGAAATTGTGACAACTGTTTAAACCCTAAAAAACAAGTGGAGGCTCAAGAGTTATTATGTGCCGTGATTGAAGCGATTATCGCGGTGAAAGAAAATTTTAAGGCAGATTATATCATAGACATACTACAAGGTAGAGAAACGTCGGAAGTACAGGCTCACCTACACGAAGATCTCGAAGTGTTCGGTTCGGGTATGGGAGAAGAAGACAAAACATGGAATGCAGTGATCCGACAAGCTTTGATTGGCGGTTACTTGAGCAAAGATGTGGAGAATTATGGTCTCCTGAAAGTGACGGAAGAAGGGCATAAGTTCCTGAAGAAGCCAAAATCGTTCAAGATTACTGAAGATAATGATTTTGAAGAAACGGAAGAAGAAGTACCTGCACGTGGCGGTGGCTCTTGTGCGGTAGACCCGGCTCTTTATTCAATGCTGAAGGACCTACGGAAGAAGCTGTCCAAGAAACTGGAAGTTCCTCCTTATGTCATTTTCCAGGATCCGTCTTTGGAAGCGATGGCTACCATCTATCCGGTGACATTGGATGAACTGCAGAATATTCCGGGCGTAGGTGCCGGAAAGGCGAAACGCTATGGTGAAGAGTTCTGTAAGCTGATCAAACGTCATTGCGAAGAGAATGAAATCGAACGTCCGGAAGATTTACGTGTACGTACGGTTGCCAATAAATCAAAGATGAAAGTGGCTATTATTCAGGCTATCGACCGTAAAGTGGCGCTGGACGATATCGCTCTTTCCAAAGGAATCGAGTTTGGTGAACTGCTGGATGAAGTGGAAGCAATCGTTTACTCCGGAACTAAACTGAATATCGACTACTTCCTGGAAGAAATTATGGATGAAGATCATATGCTCGATATCTATGATTACTTCAAGGAATCTACGACAGACAAGATTGATGATGCTCTTGACGAACTGGGCGATGAATTTACCGAAGAGGAAGTCCGACTGGTGAGAATCAAGTTCATCTCTGAAATGGCTAATTAA